One region of Miscanthus floridulus cultivar M001 chromosome 19, ASM1932011v1, whole genome shotgun sequence genomic DNA includes:
- the LOC136529924 gene encoding uncharacterized protein translates to MCLQHLQFEHNTAMDGQPGAATATLGPRVKANLVLGSESFAISPESGILSEQLAAMKEKSMAILKEYITKHNAPNDVPDEPVEGKSDSEGEALVNNPPKKSKKQK, encoded by the exons ATGTGCTTGCAACATCTGCAGTTTG AACACAACACAGCGATGGACGGCCAGCCAGGTGCTGCGACGGCGACTCTTGGTCCGAGAGTAAAAGCAAACCTGGTTCTGGGATCCGAATCGTTTGCTATCAGCCCCGAGTCCGGTATCCTGTCAGAGCAGCTGGCTGCGATGAAGGAGAAGAGCATGGCGATCCTTAAGGAATACATCACCAAGCACAATGCTCCAAACGATGTCCCTGATGAGCCCGTTGAGGGCAAGTCTGACAGCGAGGGTGAGGCGCTTGTCAACAACCCGCCGAAGAAATCTAAGAAGCAGAAGTGA
- the LOC136527710 gene encoding G-type lectin S-receptor-like serine/threonine-protein kinase LECRK3, whose protein sequence is MEQLLSSIALLLLAPMLAFLLLQLQQPPLLVVGVAAQTTNQIHPPYRETPATAQNPIIRSSSGVFAFGFCKFDPSVHPDQYILAIWFDFNASDCTNKSVVWFATKSEPTINGINGLIPKYVVIVKEQYVLHLPAENRPLSLFGDQDEAWTPTNKDNSHPTLVLQDSGMNLTNSSGVYLQSRKSYTNFTSGRFILVVQSDSNVVTYLGAQESDNSYAYWATQTDYHGACVTTLFFNESAIYYDFKDPCIYSILTNHTVVQLTPNYTEGYYKYMALDPDGTVRVYVHQKNNMNGRLWDVVGLFPDNVLYNGCTRRDICGLNSYCNISNDIQYVSCFCPDSYEFLDEQDNYMGCTPKFTPHICDGKDHSGEFKTVEMQNTSWSTESAYKTHKLAGSYQECVTSCLLNCLCVAVLIDDNNDKCMELWMLTAGMQGNEITNVTMKALIKVRQSEPVVLVSLGTKLLYITVGVLATVSVASIIYNNIWQSYVTKKKAKMSMSGLISFTYKEIKQATGGFKELLGRGGFGHVFKGEVRCLEPPYVAVKRLIRSGEFGERDFDNEVQSIGQIHHKNLARLIGYCKQGVHRMLVFQYMQGGTLADFIFRSSERPCWSCLAEAAVGIARGLEYLHEGCKSQIIHCDIKPENILFDDIHTPKITDFGIAKLLGDQKTQHTVTRIAGTRPYVAPEWFDGGGKVNNKVDVYSFGVMLLEMICCKRAAAGGQQLPDDDSQDHSSITVSASALSLRDWAESLLRRGRADLLVEGESEALADMKSVERFTRVAIWCLQKEPSDRPRMRKVVQMLEGTMEVDPLPDLRRHPSFSAILPSGGGGSLFSSTTVGALEID, encoded by the exons ATGGAGCAACTGCTTTCTTCCATTGcactcctcctcctggctcccaTGCTTGCGTTCTTATTACTCCAGCTCCAACAACCACCTTTGCTCGTGGTCGGCGTTGCTGCCCAAACCACCAACCAGATACATCCTCCGTACAGAGAGACACCCGCCACTGCTCAAAACCCGATAATAAGGAGCTCCTCAGGCGTCTTTGCATTTGGCTTCTGCAAATTTGATCCTAGCGTCCACCCAGACCAGTACATCCTAGCCATATGGTTCGACTTCAATGCAAGCGATTGCACTAACAAGTCGGTGGTGTGGTTTGCGACAAAGAGCGAACCGACAATCAACGGGATTAATGGTCTCATCCCGAAATACGTGGTGATTGTCAAAGAGCAGTATGTTCTTCATCTTCCTGCAGAGAACAGACCGCTATCCCTCTTCGGCGATCAGGATGAAGCATGGACTCCAACCAACAAGGACAACTCCCACCCCACTCTCGTACTGCAAGACTCCG GTATGAACTTGACCAATAGCAGCGGTGTTTATCTTCAGTCGAGGAAATCGTACACGAATTTCACTTCTGGGCGGTTCATTCTGGTAGTTCAAAGTGATAGCAATGTTGTCACGTACCTGGGAGCCCAAGAGAGTGATAATAGTTATGCGTACTGGGCTACACAGACAGATTACCATGGCGCCTGTGTTACAACTCTTTTCTTCAACGAGTCCGCGATCTACTACGACTTCAAAGATCCCTGCATCTACAGTATCCTTACAAATCATACCGTGGTGCAACTGACACCGAACTACACAGAGGGATACTACAAATACATGGCCCTGGATCCTGATGGCACCGTCCGTGTATATGTCCACCAAAAGAACAACATGAACGGCAGATTGTGGGACGTGGTCGGTTTGTTCCCAGATAATGTTCTCTATAATGGATGCACCAGGAGAGACATATGCGGCCTGAACTCATACTGCAACATATCCAACGACATACAGTACGTAAGCTGTTTCTGCCCAGATAGTTATGAGTTCTTGGATGAACAGGATAactacatgggctgcaccccaAAATTTACCCCCCACATCTGTGATGGGAAAGACCACTCCGGGGAGTTCAAAACTGTGGAGATGCAAAACACATCCTGGAGTACAGAATCCGCATACAAGACACATAAACTAGCCGGCTCATATCAGGAATGTGTCACCTCCTGCTTACTCAACTGCTTGTGCGTAGCTGTACTGATCGACGACAATAATGATAAGTGCATGGAGCTGTGGATGCTCACAGCCGGGATGCAGGGCAACGAAATTACCAACGTTACCATGAAGGCACTGATCAAAGTACGGCAAagtgaacccgtcgtccttgtatCACTGGGAACTAAATTGCTTTACATAACAGTTGGTGTTTTGGCAACTGTATCTGTGGCATCTATCATCTATAACAACATATGGCAATCCTACGTGACAAAAAAGAAGGCCAAAATGAGCATGTCAGGTCTCATAAGCTTCACTTACAAGGAGATTAAACAAGCGACCGGTGGCTTCAAGGAGCTATTGGGCAGAGGTGGCTTTGGCCATGTATTCAAAGGGGAAGTGAGATGTCTGGAGCCACCTTATGTTGCAGTGAAGCGGCTCATCAGATCAGGCGAGTTCGGCGAGAGGGATTTCGACAACGAGGTGCAATCTATCGGCCAGATCCACCACAAGAACCTGGCCCGCTTGATTGGGTACTGCAAACAAGGCGTGCATCGGATGCTGGTGTTTCAGTACATGCAAGGAGGCACCCTTGCTGATTTTATCTTCCGGTCATCAGAGAGGCCATGCTGGAGCTGCCTCGCTGAGGCGGCAGTCGGCATCGCCAGAGGGTTGGAGTACCTACACGAAGGGTGCAAGTCTCAGATAATCCACTGCGACATCAAGCCCGAGAACATACTGTTCGACGATATACATACACCGAAGATTACTGATTTTGGGATTGCCAAGCTCCTTGGAGACCAAAAGACACAGCACACTGTCACCAGGATTGCTGGTACGAGGCCCTACGTCGCACCCGAATGGTTTGATGGTGGGGGCAAGGTGAACAACAAGGTGGACGTGTACAGCTTTGGAGTAATGCTGCTGGAGATGATATGCTGCAAGAGGGCAGCAGCTGGGGGACAGCAGCTGCCTGACGACGACTCGCAGGATCACAGCAGTATTACTGTGTCCGCCTCCGCCCTGAGCCTGAGAGACTGGGCGGAGAGCTTACTCAGGCGTGGGAGAGCCGACTTGTTGGTTGAAGGGGAGAGCGAGGCGCTGGCAGATATGAAGAGCGTGGAGAGGTTCACGCGCGTGGCCATCTGGTGCTTGCAGAAGGAACCGTCAGACAGGCCGAGGATGCGCAAGGTGGTACAGATGCTTGAAGGCACTATGGAAGTCGATCCTCTGCCTGACCTTCGAAGGCATCCGAGCTTCTCTGCAATACTTCCatccggcggcggcgggagcctCTTCTCCAGCACCACAGTTGGTGCCCTCGAGATCGATTGA